A genomic window from Sphingobacterium spiritivorum includes:
- a CDS encoding RtcB family protein has protein sequence MGKKLSGKDLIKLGFPQNNAINIALGQIQRYRKRDKKEAILADARQVLLSPEQFLGDGIWGKVAEGLVRPVEVRLQQLRTSRVPFSIFGENEIDEQAKRQLYDALKLPVAVSGALMPDAHSGYGLPIGGVLATDNAVIPYGVGVDIGCRMSLSVFDLPASYLKGKRFQLTNMLLEQTCFGMYETHKNRADHEIFSRKEFQEIPLLKNLLGKAWKQLGTSGGGNHFVEFGVVNLDNPRPEWKLPAGEYVALLSHSGSRGLGANIAKHYTYLAAKQCPLPRSVQHLAWLDLDTHDGQEYWMAMNLAGDYASACHDDIHRRIAKALGKRPAFKVENHHNFAWKQLIDGKECIVHRKGATPAAKGELGIIPGSMTAPGYIVEGKGNESSLQSASHGAGRLLSRAACKASFTSGQVQKLLKDSDVELVGGSVDEAPMAYKDIRKVIALQSELVDILGKFTPKIVRMDR, from the coding sequence AGAAAGCGTGATAAAAAAGAAGCAATACTGGCGGATGCCAGACAGGTACTCCTTTCGCCCGAACAATTTCTGGGTGATGGAATATGGGGCAAAGTAGCGGAAGGACTGGTCAGACCCGTCGAAGTACGCTTGCAGCAACTGAGAACTTCAAGAGTTCCCTTCAGCATATTCGGGGAGAATGAAATCGACGAACAGGCAAAACGCCAGCTCTATGATGCATTGAAGCTCCCTGTAGCGGTTAGCGGAGCATTGATGCCTGACGCGCATTCCGGTTACGGACTGCCGATAGGCGGAGTTCTGGCAACAGATAATGCCGTGATTCCGTATGGTGTTGGTGTAGATATCGGTTGTAGAATGAGTCTCTCTGTCTTTGATCTGCCTGCGAGCTATCTGAAAGGCAAGAGATTCCAACTGACGAATATGCTTTTAGAACAGACCTGCTTTGGGATGTATGAGACGCATAAGAATAGGGCAGATCATGAGATCTTTTCCCGAAAGGAATTTCAGGAAATACCACTTCTCAAAAATCTGCTGGGTAAAGCCTGGAAGCAGTTGGGGACTTCGGGAGGCGGCAACCACTTCGTCGAGTTCGGGGTAGTAAATCTGGACAATCCAAGACCGGAGTGGAAACTCCCGGCGGGTGAATATGTAGCCTTATTGTCTCATAGCGGCTCCAGGGGATTAGGGGCCAATATCGCTAAACATTATACCTACCTCGCTGCAAAGCAATGTCCTCTGCCGCGGTCTGTACAACATCTGGCCTGGTTAGATCTGGATACACATGATGGCCAGGAGTATTGGATGGCCATGAATCTGGCTGGTGACTATGCCAGTGCCTGTCATGATGATATTCACCGGCGCATAGCTAAGGCTTTGGGTAAACGTCCGGCATTTAAGGTAGAGAATCATCACAATTTTGCCTGGAAACAGCTGATCGACGGAAAGGAATGTATAGTACACCGTAAGGGAGCTACTCCGGCAGCAAAAGGAGAGCTGGGGATTATCCCCGGATCTATGACTGCTCCGGGATATATTGTGGAAGGGAAAGGAAATGAGAGTAGTTTGCAATCTGCATCGCATGGGGCAGGAAGACTCTTGTCGAGGGCTGCATGTAAAGCTTCATTCACATCTGGTCAGGTGCAAAAGCTACTTAAAGATTCCGATGTAGAGCTTGTAGGGGGAAGTGTGGATGAAGCCCCGATGGCTTACAAAGATATCCGCAAAGTAATCGCACTTCAATCCGAATTAGTGGATATACTGGGGAAGTTTACACCCAAAATTGTGCGGATGGATAGATAG
- the prfH gene encoding peptide chain release factor H — MDKIIGVTAGRGPEECSWVVAQVIKKIIQEAATFDVEVRVLDRQEGSINGTVISASLQISGENCMAFAALWTGTIQWIGKSDFRKSHKRKNWFIEVFEIKQSASWIFDEKDVGYQAMRSSGAGGQHVNKVSSAVRATHIPTGVSVVSMDSRSQHQNKKIATKRLQKKVNELNLLHWKEDEKYKWFNQIQVERGNAIRTFVGTDFKSEKVDKSYKAKRKAQKQRFRQEMKIEKYNNESN, encoded by the coding sequence ATGGACAAAATAATAGGCGTCACCGCAGGACGCGGCCCCGAAGAATGCAGTTGGGTCGTGGCACAGGTGATCAAAAAAATAATACAGGAAGCAGCCACTTTTGATGTGGAGGTTCGGGTGCTCGACCGGCAGGAGGGAAGTATAAACGGAACTGTAATTTCTGCAAGTCTGCAGATCAGCGGAGAGAATTGTATGGCATTTGCCGCTTTATGGACAGGTACGATCCAATGGATCGGGAAAAGTGATTTCCGAAAATCACATAAACGCAAAAACTGGTTTATTGAGGTCTTTGAAATTAAACAATCTGCCTCGTGGATATTTGATGAGAAGGATGTCGGGTATCAGGCCATGAGAAGTTCTGGAGCGGGAGGACAGCATGTCAATAAGGTGAGTTCAGCGGTACGGGCCACACATATCCCTACAGGAGTATCAGTGGTATCCATGGATAGCCGGTCGCAACATCAAAATAAGAAAATCGCAACAAAACGGTTGCAAAAAAAAGTTAACGAATTGAATCTTCTGCATTGGAAGGAAGACGAAAAGTACAAATGGTTTAATCAGATTCAGGTGGAACGTGGAAATGCGATCCGAACCTTTGTCGGAACGGATTTTAAATCTGAGAAAGTTGATAAGTCCTACAAGGCAAAGCGAAAGGCTCAAAAACAACGTTTCAGACAGGAAATGAAAATAGAAAAATACAACAATGAAAGCAATTGA